One region of Mycolicibacterium insubricum genomic DNA includes:
- a CDS encoding mannan-binding lectin, translated as MSAAAVLALTGGPVASASADGFCADLGGSWDGGSCTAVIKSDREAEMLLSLRIPAELLDSLVMGPVLRDYYQRLFNGWRATGNTNVRDSSAYAGYDVFTGPGGVQSVIVHETYEPFGLQANNAFRAFVFDTAGGRRLLLRDLFRPGVDPFQAVAAAAAPVLPAALDAAAPPHAPGTYPFTVAEFQPDSGSAGYSGDYKAFALTQDSLLLYMPDQPMPRGDPSPRDRLVWSMDGGAVQVAVPLSSLAGSLKPEFGG; from the coding sequence GTGTCGGCCGCCGCCGTCCTCGCGCTGACGGGCGGTCCCGTCGCGTCCGCCTCGGCCGACGGGTTCTGCGCGGACCTGGGCGGGTCCTGGGACGGCGGCAGCTGCACCGCGGTGATCAAATCGGACCGGGAAGCCGAAATGCTCCTGTCGCTGCGGATTCCGGCCGAACTGCTGGACTCCCTGGTGATGGGTCCGGTGCTGCGCGACTACTACCAGCGGCTGTTCAACGGTTGGCGGGCGACGGGGAACACCAACGTCCGCGACAGCAGCGCCTACGCCGGCTACGACGTCTTCACCGGACCGGGCGGGGTGCAGTCGGTCATCGTGCACGAGACCTACGAGCCCTTCGGTCTGCAGGCCAACAACGCATTTCGGGCCTTCGTCTTCGACACCGCGGGCGGGCGCCGGCTGCTGCTGCGCGACCTGTTCCGGCCGGGCGTCGACCCGTTCCAGGCGGTCGCCGCCGCGGCGGCGCCGGTGCTGCCGGCGGCCCTGGACGCCGCCGCCCCGCCGCATGCGCCGGGCACCTATCCGTTCACCGTCGCGGAGTTTCAGCCCGACTCCGGCAGCGCCGGCTACTCCGGGGACTACAAGGCGTTCGCGCTGACCCAGGACTCACTGCTGCTGTACATGCCGGATCAACCGATGCCGCGCGGAGATCCCAGTCCGCGGGACCGGCTGGTGTGGTCGATGGATGGCGGTGCGGTTCAGGTGGCGGTGCCGCTGTCGTCGCTGGCCGGGTCCTTGAAACCGGAATTCGGCGGCTGA